A segment of the Catenuloplanes nepalensis genome:
GGCGCGGACCGCCCGGCCGGCGGGGTCGTCGGCGACCTGGTTGGCGGCCAGTCGAACATCGTGGCCGAAGGCGCGTAGCGCTGCGGCGGTCAACGGGCCATCCGCGGCGAGGTAGTGGTCCTGGCTGACGATGCTGGCGCCGTAGTTGAGTTTCGGGTGCTCGACGACGTTGATCGTGTGAATGGCGGCTAGGTAGCTGACGCAGGACACCGTCAGTCGGGCCGGTGCGCTCACCGCGCCGCCTTGGTGGAAGGCGGGGCCAACGTCAGTACGCCGATCGCCGCGGCGTGGTCGCTGAGCTCGCGGGTGCGCGGTTCGTGGTCGTAGCGGAACTGGCGTAGCGCATCCCTCCGGAACTGACCACTGGAGAGCCGTGTGTCAGGGAAACCGACAAGCACGGTTCGGGAAGAGGCCGACGGAAAAGGACCCGCACCACGGGCACCTCGCTGGCGGTCCACTTCACTCGGGAAACGGCCCGGGAAAACGGACCAGCCTCACGGGCTGGCACCGCGTCGCGAGCCGACTTCACGGACCGTCCCTCGCGATGAAGGTCGCCTTCGTCGACTCGCAGAAGGCCGAACACGGTGTCCAGCCGGTCAGGCAGGCTCTCCACGACACGCAGGCACAGATCGCACCGTGGCTGCTGGCGCGGGCCACGGTGGCGCTCCTCGTGCCCGGCTCCCGTGACCGTCCGGATACCGTCGGGACCGGGTTCTTCGTCGCCCCGGGCGTCGACGCCACGTGCGCCCACGTCCTGGCCGACCGGGTGGAGACGCTACCCGTGGAGGTCGGCGCCACGCAGGTGGCCACGGGACGTCAACTGCGGTTGCGGCCGAGACCAGCCTGGTACTTCCGGGACGGCGCAGGTACCGACCTCGCCTTCCTCGCCGCCGATGAGGCGGATTCAGGCGATGATCAGGGCCTGTTGTCACGGGAGGTGACGGTCGGTGACGAGGTCTGGGTGTTCGGCCATCCGGACGGTATGTTCTGCGGTGGCCAGTCCGCCACCTGCACCTATCAGGGCGACTCCCGGCGCGGCGTGAACGGCGGCCTGCGCCTGCCGCCCATATATGGAGTGCCCGTCGGCGCCGGCTACAGCCGGCAGTGCGGCGGTGAATCTGCGGACCGGCGCGGTCTGCGGCATGGTCTGCACATCGGATGAGGCGGGGAGCGCCCACCTCCTGCCGGCCGAGCGGATCATCGAGCTGTGCGAGGTGGAGCGGATCATCGGTGACTCGCTCACCGGCCATCGGCGCTGGCTGCGGGAACTCACCGATGAACAGCTCGGAAACGCGGGGCAGCTCAACGGGCGGCCGGGGGCCAGTGAGGGCAGCACGATCTCGGTCAGTGCTGATGGCCTCAGCGGGTGCGGTCCTGTTCTCGATCATGGTCTTCGCAAATTCATGATCACCAACGGGCCGCGCCCGTCCTGCATGGACCCCCGGATCCCGCTAAATCCCGACCAAAACCCCAGCTCAGATACCCCTCAACCGACTATGCAATAGCCCTGGCCCCCGAGATCACGCAACGACAGGGGAAAGAGTCATACCGGGACGAGCGACCAAGTACCCGAAGGAGTTGATCGAAAGGTAACGGAGCAGATGTGCGCTCCCATGCGGTGGATCCCCTCTGACGTGCTAATTCCTGACGTGATGCGGTGTGTGGGCGAGCTACCCCGACCGAGTCGCCTGACAATCAGTAGTGTGTTGGTAGCTTCTCGTGCCTGTCGGTGGATCGGTGGGTCCCTTCTTGTGCTGGTGCCGGTGGCCGGACTGGTGTTTCTCGCATCCGGGCCCGCCGATTGGCTCGACACCAGCGACAAGCTTGCGAGCGTGGCAGGGCTGATGGTCGGCGCGCTGTCACTGGCGGTCGGCCTGCTGGCCGTGCTCGTCGGCCGGAAGCCGGTTCCACCCGTGTCTCCGGAGGATCGGCTGGCGGTGCTGGTCAGGCGGCAATGGGCAGCGGAGGCCACGGCGCGCATGCTCGACCGGCCCAGGCCGTTGCGGATCCGGTGGGCGTCCACGGCACGCCCGGTCAGTGCCACACCCGCCGAGATCCTGGGTGACGTCGTCCCGGGGCGGCCGACCCGGCTGCACCTGACCGGTGATGTCCGCGATCTCGCCGACGTTTTGACGCGGCTGCCCATGCGGCAGGTCGTAGTACTCGGCGCGCCCGGAGCCGGCAAGTCGATGATGCTGTTGATTCTCACTCTTGAACTCCTGGCCCTCCGGAAAACCGACGATCCCGTCCCCGTGCTGCTCGCACTTCCCTCGTGGCAGCCCGGAGAACACCTGAACGGATGGCTGATCCGCCGCCTTATCGAGGACTATCCTGCTCTCGGAAATCGCGCGACTATCGAGACGCTCGTCGCGCATGGCCGGATCCTGCCGCTTCTCGACGGCCTCGACGAACTCCCGCCGACCCGGCGTATCGACGTCTTCGACCACCTCAACACCACATTCGGCGGCGGCGGTGCCTTTGTGCTCTCATGCCGCACCGACGACTTCGAGGCGACGACCGGCAGCCGCGGTATGCCGTTGGCCCGCGCCGCCGTAATCGAACTCCAGGGCGCACGCGCGGAGGACGTCATCGCATTCCTGTCCGCGGGGCAGATCAACGGCGGTCGACGGTGGGCAGCGGTCGCCGACGAGATCCGCACCCGGCCGGATGGCACGCTCGGGCGGGTGCTGGCCACACCGCTCAACGCCTACCTGGCTCGGGCGGCATATGGACAGCCGTCCCGCAATCCGACGGATCTCGCCAACACGGCCTCGCACTCCTCGATCCGGCAGACGGAGCAACATCTTCTTGCCGGATATCTCCCGGCAATCTACCCCTCGGGAAAGGAAGTGCGATGGCTGCGCGTGCTGGCCCGACATCTGGATCGCAGCGGACAGCAGAACATCACCTGGTGGAGCCTGAGGGATCTGATCGGCAACTGGTCGCTCGTGGCCAGCCTCGCCTATGCAGCCGTCGCGTTGCTCGGCTATCGACTTTGTTTCATCAGCAATGAACTCTCTGATGGAATTGCTTACCTCGCCGAGGGCTGGGAGACGTGCTCGTATCTGGCTTGCCTTGCGTTCGGTTGCCTGGGTGGAAGATTGATCGGAGGGCATGCCAGGCGCGGGCGGGCGTGTACGGCGCTGACGAAGCTTCGAGACATGCTGGCGATCGGCGGCATTGCTGCGGGCGTTGCATTTTGGCTGGATTTGATTTTTGTTATCACTGGGGAAATGCGGGTCCGGGATATCGTTGTCTCTGGATTGGGAATGGCACTCGGCTTTTTTATTGTTGCGCATATCGACTGCGGCGGAATTTTCTTCTGGGTGCCGCTGCTAGCTGCCGTTAGTATTGTCGCTACGATTGGAAGCCCGGTTGAGGAGTTTAAGGGATATTATGCGTGCGTGGTTGCCGTTATTCTAGTGTTGCTACGCTTCTCCAGCTACATCAGATCTCATGACTGCCTCTGTAGTGCAATCGTTGCGGGGATGGCTGCCGGGATGGCTGCCGCAATTAGCTCACCCCTTGGCGCGATGCTTGCGGGTGGATTCGTCGGATTTTTCGTATTCTTTTATCTTAGGATCGTCCGAGGTCGAAGCTCTCTTGCGGTCGGCGGTAAGGTGAGCAAGTTCGGGCTGCTGAAATTGGGTAGGGTGATCATTGCTGGGACATTTTTCACGGCGGTCATGACCGTGCTATTTGCCGCACTGGGCCTTGGGTGGAGGCTGACGACTGTAGTACCTTTCGGAATGTTTTACGGATACCCTCTTTACGTGGTGATCGGATTGGTTGGTGCGCTCGGCACCTCGGGTAGCGACCTTCTGATCGTCATGCCCCGGACCGGCTTAAAGCGTGATCGTCACGTATTGATCGCGGCCATCCTTGCTGCGGCAGGCATGGCGGTAGCTCTTGGAACGCTCGGGACTGTCGGACATTCTTTTACCTATGGCCTAATGTTTATTATCATCCTGGTTATCTCGAGCGCCTCCCGATGGCCTTCGTTTGCACTTGCTCGCTTCGTTCTAGCAGTTACGAGGCGTTTACCCTGGCGGCTGCTGTATTTCCTGGAGGACGCACACCGGCGCGGCGTTCTTCGTCAAGTCGGCGCCGTGTATCAATTTCGGCACGAACGCCTGCAAAGCCACCTCGCGCAAGACGATTCGTCAGAGAGTTCTGATCCCTTCAAGCCTGGTACGACTTGACCGCTTTCTCCCTTGCTGGCGGGTCCACGGCCGTTTCAAGATCGACATGACGTCGGGAGTGATCACCGCGGTGGCGTGTCCGGTAGGGATGAAGCTCCGTTAGGAGCAGGTCTTCTCAAGGATCTGATCCACCCGGAGCTTCGTGGTGTTGCAGTGTGTCATTCCCGCTGTCGATCCGTCGTGTGTGCCGCCGGGCGGGGATGGGTCGTTCACGCATTCGTGTCATGGTCTGCTGGAGTTGATGCTGGCAGTCGATGACGGCCGGTCGTCGCAGGGGCCGGGATCATCCGGTCGCGGTCGTTCTCGCGCTGGCGACGGTGGCCGGGTCGAAGGGCTACACCGCGATGGCGGGCTCGGTCGAGGACGTCCCGGCAGAGGTCGTCGCGAGCCTGTATCTACGGGCCTCCGCCCGTCCGGCAGGGCGCCCGTCACGCTCGACGATCTGGC
Coding sequences within it:
- a CDS encoding S1 family peptidase, coding for MKVAFVDSQKAEHGVQPVRQALHDTQAQIAPWLLARATVALLVPGSRDRPDTVGTGFFVAPGVDATCAHVLADRVETLPVEVGATQVATGRQLRLRPRPAWYFRDGAGTDLAFLAADEADSGDDQGLLSREVTVGDEVWVFGHPDGMFCGGQSATCTYQGDSRRGVNGGLRLPPIYGVPVGAGYSRQCGGESADRRGLRHGLHIG
- a CDS encoding NACHT domain-containing protein — its product is MAGLVFLASGPADWLDTSDKLASVAGLMVGALSLAVGLLAVLVGRKPVPPVSPEDRLAVLVRRQWAAEATARMLDRPRPLRIRWASTARPVSATPAEILGDVVPGRPTRLHLTGDVRDLADVLTRLPMRQVVVLGAPGAGKSMMLLILTLELLALRKTDDPVPVLLALPSWQPGEHLNGWLIRRLIEDYPALGNRATIETLVAHGRILPLLDGLDELPPTRRIDVFDHLNTTFGGGGAFVLSCRTDDFEATTGSRGMPLARAAVIELQGARAEDVIAFLSAGQINGGRRWAAVADEIRTRPDGTLGRVLATPLNAYLARAAYGQPSRNPTDLANTASHSSIRQTEQHLLAGYLPAIYPSGKEVRWLRVLARHLDRSGQQNITWWSLRDLIGNWSLVASLAYAAVALLGYRLCFISNELSDGIAYLAEGWETCSYLACLAFGCLGGRLIGGHARRGRACTALTKLRDMLAIGGIAAGVAFWLDLIFVITGEMRVRDIVVSGLGMALGFFIVAHIDCGGIFFWVPLLAAVSIVATIGSPVEEFKGYYACVVAVILVLLRFSSYIRSHDCLCSAIVAGMAAGMAAAISSPLGAMLAGGFVGFFVFFYLRIVRGRSSLAVGGKVSKFGLLKLGRVIIAGTFFTAVMTVLFAALGLGWRLTTVVPFGMFYGYPLYVVIGLVGALGTSGSDLLIVMPRTGLKRDRHVLIAAILAAAGMAVALGTLGTVGHSFTYGLMFIIILVISSASRWPSFALARFVLAVTRRLPWRLLYFLEDAHRRGVLRQVGAVYQFRHERLQSHLAQDDSSESSDPFKPGTT